The Lycium ferocissimum isolate CSIRO_LF1 chromosome 8, AGI_CSIRO_Lferr_CH_V1, whole genome shotgun sequence DNA segment TTGTTTTAGTCCGACGCTTTGTGCTTAGTATATTGTAAAAGATCAGGAAAGAACCAATGAATATACACCTATATGGAGTTAGGAGTATTTCCACAAGTAATGATTTTTTAACGACTTTTCATTACTTGAGCACTAACTTTTTTTGGATAAAAGAGGTTAGTTATGAGTGGATGAACTTTATAATATGGAGTAAGATATTTTATGGAGACTGATTTTGTCAGTCAAACAAATGCTAAGGTTTGACAAATTACTAACTTAATTTCATTAAGGCACGGACTCTACTGTTGTCTCTTAAGGTGCTTTTCTCACTGACCTTTTGCTTTatcttatgtacttctgactcACCATCGAGGATTTGGGTGGGATAGATATTATTCCTCCACTTTTAATTAGAGGTCTTGGATCATATCTGAGTATGAAGTTTTTTTTATAGTAGAGAACACTTCCACTTTAAATGAGTCTTACAcgacgaaaatttgaataagTTGGGCCCTAATACGCGTATGATAAcacatttttgttatttcctCCGCATTTACActaaattatactccctccatttcaatttatgtgaatctataTCCGTGCCAAAAATACTgacccctttctatatttgaaaacaatttacctttatgcaatgatttatagccatacAAAATATGTGACTCacttaacaccacaagtttaaaagttttctcttctttgttaaATTTCGTATCAAGTCAAATGGGttaacataaattgaaacggagggagtagtacaTGTTTATTACTTAACTATAGTTAAATAATACTTcatgtattttaaatttaatttcatATCTGAGATTAAAATGCTAGATTTAGTATAAACGCCGGATGCGAATAGTTATTTACGATTTTACTATTGATACGGTTTACTTAATTGCACAGTCAAGATTTTATACAAGCGATGTCGATGTATTGTCATTTGCCACAGTTCAATTTGTACATGAGTTTGATCGGGGCGATGGAGTTCCAAAGCTGTATTTCATGTCCAAAATTgatgttttctttgaattaatcTTTTAAGCATTATCAGTCCTTGTATAACATATTATACTATAAGTAGGATCTATGAAAGTGAAAAGTTCAGGGGTGGCTCAATAAAGTtgatggcctaaagccaaactgAAATTTGATAATAGCATAGCCGTAAAAAGCAAATATCTTTCAACTAAAgtttttgaatgattttataacattgaagCATTTTAATTCTTGTTTTCGCCAGATCTTgaacttgtattttttttttctccaattccaTGTTAATCAGTTACATACACTTCGTAACAATttttatgtcttaaaaaaaaattatactaattgACATGGGATACATGTGCAACGCACGTGCACAAAAACTAAGAATATTATATACTTGAATAAGGATGTttatatttccttatttataatttGAAATAATTCTTGTTTGTGGGTGGAGGGCGCATCATGGTTGTCCTAATATGCGTATGAGAACGCATTTTTGTTCTTTGAAACCCTGCCTAACCTTAATTAGCTATCTAAAAAATAGctatatttttcaatttcttcctAATAATGTGACATGGATTAGTGCCTCCAAGGTAGATATATCTGCCTTGGGCCCTAGGCCTTAAGTTTCAATGCAGTTGCCCCATTGTTAATACTAATTCCAGCAAATTCCAATTTCTTTGAGACTTTGACCCCAAAACCTTTGGTTTGCAATTTAAGTTAGCCCTTTGCATTTTGCAAACTTTTGTACTTACCAATTTCTGGCAGCATGTCACACTAGTTCAAACAGAAGTAATTCCAGTCCTATCCCCTACCCCACAAATTAGCTCGATGGCCGAACCACTCCCAAGGCGAATAGTGTCCTAGGGGCTGACCTGGTATCGACCGGTTGATATTCCCGCACGGTAATGGCGAACTAAGTCGGTATTCTTTTATGAGAGGAACACTTGTATGTCTTCCGAGGTCTCAAAAGCCGGGTGGGCTGGCTTTTGGGCACACACAAAAATTGAAGTGGGTGGAGGGCGCATCATGGTTGTCGAATCCGTTCGAGCGAGGCGCTTAAAAAGGCCTTTAAGGCATTAGACTCGGGGTGAATTCACATGGGGAGGGGAGAGGTGTAACAAATTGAAATAAGTTTATTTAAGAACTACTTCAAAGCATGAAAAAAAGTAACAATCCTATCTTTTAAAAACTCTCAATCATGAACAAAGTTTATTAAGAAGATTCATGTGTAACAATTCAACAAAGATTGAACCATTCTCACTATTTAGGATGCTTACACCTCacaaaaacaataaaatgaaaattgaaataGTTCTAGAAGCTTTTACAAAACTCATAAAGCAAAAAGAATGACAAATTAGTTCACAACATGGCAAGCTATGATCTCCCAATGACACACAGTTAGTTCACAAAATGGCAGTTCTTCCTGATCTCACCCTTCCGCCCCGTGAGGACGTCCAAAGTACCCATATGCACCATAGCCTCCGCATATTTCTTACCCCACACGCGACCATACCTCGCGTTAAAGTTCACCATTTTAGCGGTTTTAGGATCACTCATCAATGTTTGATCAGAAACTAAAAGTCCCTTCTTACTCTTCAAATCCATGTAATATCTGTTATCCAATTTGTTGGGTGTTAGAACATCAAGATTAGCAGGATTAGCTACTCCTGTTCCATTTGTAAGTGCTTCTGGTGGACAAATGGACTTTAACATCCTCGCGTATTCGGGATCAATTGGCAGATTTTGTTGCTTGTTTTGAGGGTATAATCGGCTCGCGAAAACAGCACAGTGAGCAATACCAATAGAATGTGCACCAGAGAGTGTCACCATTTCATCAGCTGACATCCCTTTTCTTGCAAAGTTCTTGATTAGTTCCTTGACACCGACAAACGGAGAGGGAAGATTGGCCAAGGCCTCGTCCTTGATAGAAACACGCCCATCACGACGTCCTGCTTGGACATCATAGTTTATTTTCCCAACTTTGTAGGAACTGTCCCGAGCAGCAAAGGCAAGAATGTCTGCACACGAGACTGTTCCAGGGCATGCAGCCTCGAGCTGCTTTTTAGCTGCATCAATCACC contains these protein-coding regions:
- the LOC132068110 gene encoding peroxidase 5-like, with the protein product MDSKSLNCSVIALVSCLILSLSVSSVAKRPPSCPLKVGYYYHTCPSAEAIVKNVVYKAVSRNPGIAAGLIRLHFHDCFVRGCDASVLLDGPNSEKESIANKNSLRGFEVIDAAKKQLEAACPGTVSCADILAFAARDSSYKVGKINYDVQAGRRDGRVSIKDEALANLPSPFVGVKELIKNFARKGMSADEMVTLSGAHSIGIAHCAVFASRLYPQNKQQNLPIDPEYARMLKSICPPEALTNGTGVANPANLDVLTPNKLDNRYYMDLKSKKGLLVSDQTLMSDPKTAKMVNFNARYGRVWGKKYAEAMVHMGTLDVLTGRKGEIRKNCHFVN